A single window of Prochlorothrix hollandica PCC 9006 = CALU 1027 DNA harbors:
- a CDS encoding MoaD/ThiS family protein translates to MAVTVLIPTPLQKLTNDQATLELQAGDIKALVDAMEQTCPGIKNRLCSETGELRRFLNFYVNSEDIRFLEGMATTLADGDEVSIVPAVAGG, encoded by the coding sequence ATGGCTGTTACTGTTCTTATTCCCACCCCCCTCCAAAAGCTCACCAACGACCAAGCCACCCTGGAACTCCAGGCGGGCGATATCAAGGCGTTGGTGGATGCCATGGAACAGACCTGTCCCGGCATTAAAAACCGGTTGTGTAGCGAAACGGGTGAACTGCGTCGGTTCCTCAATTTCTATGTTAATAGCGAAGATATTCGCTTTTTAGAGGGTATGGCCACGACGTTGGCCGATGGGGACGAGGTTAGCATTGTTCCCGCCGTTGCAGGGGGCTAG
- the thrC gene encoding threonine synthase — MTLTTTLEAQLQANTARATFTALRCKECGENYEPKAVHVCEFCFGPLEVVYDYEAIRQQVSRETIAAGPHSIWRYRAFLPVATDNYIDVGTGMTPLVQANRLARRLGLKKLYIKNDAVNMPTLSFKDRVVSVALSRARELGFTTVSCASTGNLANSTAAIAAHAGLDCCVFIPADLEAGKVLGTVIYSPTVMAVKGNYDQVNRLCSEVANTHGWGFVNINLRPYYSEGSKTLGYEVAEQLGWELPDHVVAPLASGSLFTKIHKGFSEFVKVGLVDDKPVRFSGAQAEGCSPIAQAFREDRDFITPVKPNTIAKSIAIGNPADGVYALDLARKTNGNIESVTDAEIIEGIKLLAETEGIFTETAGGTTVAVLKKLVEAGKIGSDETTVVYITGNGLKTQEAIQGYVGEPLTIEPKLESFEQAMERARTLDRLEWQQVLV; from the coding sequence ATGACCTTAACCACCACCCTCGAAGCCCAACTCCAAGCCAACACCGCCCGCGCCACCTTCACAGCTCTGCGGTGTAAAGAGTGCGGCGAAAACTACGAACCCAAAGCGGTTCATGTCTGTGAGTTTTGTTTTGGTCCCCTGGAAGTGGTCTATGACTACGAGGCCATCCGCCAACAGGTGAGCCGGGAAACCATCGCCGCCGGTCCCCATTCCATCTGGCGCTACCGTGCCTTTCTGCCCGTGGCCACCGATAACTATATTGATGTGGGCACCGGCATGACCCCCCTCGTCCAGGCCAATCGCCTCGCCCGTCGCCTGGGTCTGAAAAAGCTTTATATCAAAAACGATGCCGTCAATATGCCCACCTTGAGCTTCAAGGATCGGGTGGTGTCCGTGGCCCTGAGCCGTGCCCGCGAATTGGGCTTTACCACGGTGTCCTGCGCCAGCACCGGTAACCTGGCCAACTCCACAGCGGCGATCGCGGCCCATGCCGGTCTCGACTGCTGTGTGTTTATTCCCGCCGATCTGGAAGCCGGGAAAGTCCTGGGCACCGTCATCTATAGCCCCACGGTGATGGCGGTCAAAGGCAACTATGACCAAGTGAACCGCCTCTGTTCTGAAGTGGCCAACACCCACGGCTGGGGTTTCGTCAACATCAACCTGCGCCCCTACTACTCCGAAGGGTCCAAGACCCTGGGCTATGAAGTGGCAGAGCAACTGGGTTGGGAACTGCCGGATCATGTGGTGGCTCCCCTGGCTTCTGGCTCCCTGTTCACCAAGATTCATAAGGGATTCAGCGAGTTCGTCAAGGTGGGATTGGTGGACGATAAGCCGGTGCGGTTCAGCGGTGCCCAAGCGGAAGGTTGTTCCCCCATTGCCCAAGCCTTCCGGGAAGATCGGGACTTCATCACCCCCGTTAAGCCCAACACCATTGCGAAGTCGATCGCCATTGGCAACCCTGCCGATGGGGTTTACGCCTTGGATCTGGCCCGCAAAACCAATGGCAACATTGAGTCGGTGACCGATGCCGAAATCATTGAAGGGATCAAGCTGCTGGCGGAAACCGAGGGCATTTTCACGGAAACCGCAGGCGGGACCACGGTGGCCGTGCTGAAAAAGTTGGTGGAAGCGGGCAAGATTGGCTCCGATGAAACCACGGTGGTCTACATCACCGGCAATGGTCTCAAAACCCAGGAAGCCATCCAAGGCTATGTGGGCGAACCCCTCACCATTGAGCCGAAGTTGGAGAGCTTTGAGCAGGCCATGGAGCGTGCCCGCACCCTCGATCGCCTGGAGTGGCAGCAAGTCTTGGTTTAA
- a CDS encoding N-acetylmannosamine-6-phosphate 2-epimerase produces the protein MSNSDTMDRLRSGLIVSCQAPATSPLHDPAVITAIAQACVNQGAVGLRLDTPAHIRAVRQALPQIPIIGLWKQTLPGSSVYITPQFCHAEAVAAAGADIVAVDCTLRDRPGGERVEEIMARIQSQLGKWVMADVDTLEAAVLADAAGADYIGTTLFGYTEATAGLQPPGFELLRQIIAQTNRPAICEGGISSPSMARRSLGLGAFAVVVGTAITGIDAQVQAYSQAIRHPA, from the coding sequence ATGTCAAACTCCGATACCATGGACCGCCTGCGGTCTGGTTTGATCGTCTCCTGCCAAGCCCCTGCCACCTCCCCTCTCCATGATCCGGCGGTGATTACCGCGATCGCCCAAGCCTGCGTCAATCAAGGAGCCGTGGGTCTGCGTCTGGATACCCCAGCCCATATTCGCGCGGTGCGCCAAGCCCTGCCCCAGATCCCCATTATTGGTCTCTGGAAACAAACCCTGCCCGGTTCCAGTGTCTACATCACGCCCCAGTTTTGCCATGCGGAAGCGGTGGCGGCGGCGGGGGCCGATATCGTTGCGGTGGATTGCACTTTGCGCGATCGCCCCGGTGGGGAAAGGGTGGAGGAGATTATGGCCCGGATCCAAAGCCAATTGGGGAAATGGGTGATGGCGGATGTGGACACCCTGGAGGCGGCGGTGTTGGCGGATGCGGCGGGGGCTGACTACATTGGCACGACGCTGTTTGGCTATACGGAGGCGACTGCGGGGCTGCAACCCCCCGGTTTTGAGTTATTGCGGCAAATCATTGCCCAAACGAACCGACCGGCCATCTGTGAGGGGGGGATCTCGTCTCCCTCTATGGCGCGGCGATCGTTGGGGCTGGGAGCGTTTGCGGTGGTGGTGGGTACGGCCATTACGGGCATTGATGCCCAAGTGCAAGCCTACAGCCAAGCCATTCGCCATCCCGCTTAA
- a CDS encoding single-stranded DNA-binding protein, with protein MNIVHLVGYAAHNPDIRYFNNNKTLCKLSILVESIGPNDEVLTESIDLEMWNKTAQIVAKYVPKGRLFGVTGSLKISKWIDRSIGKLRVQPVVYVSWIYLIGHKAVNKPVSILDESDAEDHDDYDYDYDYDYGYEEYFDQEPDLQHEESDTFVDYGYLADVNNPYDYFHSLGDF; from the coding sequence ATGAATATTGTACACTTGGTTGGCTATGCAGCCCACAATCCAGATATTCGCTACTTTAACAATAATAAAACTCTTTGTAAGCTTTCTATACTTGTAGAGTCTATTGGTCCTAACGATGAAGTCCTTACTGAGTCAATAGATTTAGAGATGTGGAATAAGACTGCTCAAATAGTAGCCAAGTATGTACCAAAAGGACGCTTATTTGGAGTTACTGGATCCCTTAAGATCTCTAAATGGATAGATCGATCAATAGGTAAGCTTCGAGTTCAGCCAGTAGTTTATGTAAGTTGGATTTATTTAATCGGCCACAAGGCGGTAAATAAGCCAGTCTCTATTCTCGATGAATCCGACGCAGAGGATCATGATGACTATGACTATGACTATGACTATGACTATGGCTATGAAGAATATTTTGATCAAGAACCTGATCTTCAGCATGAAGAATCTGATACTTTTGTAGATTACGGATATTTAGCTGATGTGAATAACCCATATGACTACTTTCATAGTCTTGGAGACTTCTAG
- a CDS encoding AAA family ATPase, with amino-acid sequence MKLSKLRIKNFRAIGPGNEEKGIEINMMSSDIIFILGKNNAGKSSILNAYDAFINNLTMQENDFYGKNLKLQIEIEIELEADSDEERQLGFFDQNGITSIRKIWVWKTDPDNCSEISTFILFAGDWRKVDEKKDNDLKRLQKEFPETIWIRGMTTSQETVNNLKKLVQKVVLQSLKDKQEYFEAG; translated from the coding sequence ATGAAACTATCGAAACTTCGCATTAAAAACTTTCGTGCAATTGGTCCGGGCAACGAGGAAAAAGGTATAGAAATCAATATGATGAGTAGTGATATCATATTTATTCTGGGTAAAAATAATGCGGGAAAATCTTCTATCTTAAATGCATATGATGCTTTCATTAATAACCTTACGATGCAAGAGAATGATTTCTATGGTAAGAATCTGAAGTTACAAATCGAGATTGAAATAGAGCTTGAAGCGGATTCTGATGAAGAGAGACAACTAGGCTTCTTTGACCAAAATGGGATAACTTCTATCAGGAAAATATGGGTATGGAAGACTGATCCTGATAACTGTAGTGAAATATCTACTTTCATTCTTTTTGCTGGAGACTGGCGAAAAGTAGACGAAAAGAAAGACAATGACTTGAAAAGACTACAGAAAGAATTCCCCGAAACTATTTGGATACGAGGAATGACAACATCGCAGGAAACCGTAAACAATTTAAAAAAACTTGTTCAAAAAGTTGTGCTTCAATCTTTGAAAGATAAACAAGAATACTTTGAGGCAGGGTAA
- a CDS encoding ISAs1 family transposase: MAKGFTSTVDSSTPKAKGSLPPALDAESIQQQWQEHFAGLQDPRGRKGVEHPFLSIVMIAILAVIGGASGWEDIETYAESHAAWLSSLLSLPNGVPKADTYRRLFERMNPDALERCFLSWVQQIVEISGAQVIPIDGKTIKGSYDRNAKQSALHVVSAWSSEHRLLLGQVKVARKSNEITAIPALLKLLDISGCIITLDAMGTQKEIAREIIGYKADYVLCLKANHPTLAAEVKAWFEQAEAANFTGIEHSYEQRVESGHHRREHRQVWAVPVAVMGTLHQIDQWEGLNTIVMVKRVRTLWNKTTQQVSFYLTSLPCDAAQIGRAIRTHWGIENQLHWVLDVTWGEDRSRIRRGHGGENMALLRRLAISLLNQETSRKRSLKQKAKRAAMCPDYMLTVLAAGLPA; the protein is encoded by the coding sequence ATGGCTAAAGGCTTTACATCCACCGTAGATTCCTCGACACCGAAAGCAAAGGGTTCCTTGCCCCCTGCCCTTGATGCAGAATCGATTCAACAGCAGTGGCAGGAACACTTTGCGGGACTCCAAGACCCTCGGGGTCGTAAAGGAGTGGAGCATCCCTTTCTGAGCATCGTAATGATTGCGATTTTAGCGGTGATTGGGGGAGCCAGCGGCTGGGAAGACATTGAAACCTACGCTGAAAGCCATGCAGCGTGGCTTAGCAGCCTGTTATCGTTACCGAACGGAGTTCCCAAAGCCGATACCTACCGTCGGTTGTTCGAGCGGATGAACCCCGATGCCCTAGAGCGTTGTTTTCTAAGCTGGGTGCAGCAGATTGTTGAGATCAGTGGTGCCCAGGTAATTCCGATTGATGGGAAGACGATCAAAGGCTCCTATGACCGCAATGCCAAGCAATCCGCACTCCATGTGGTGAGTGCCTGGTCGAGCGAGCACCGGTTGCTCTTGGGTCAAGTGAAGGTGGCCCGCAAGAGTAATGAGATCACAGCCATTCCAGCCTTACTGAAACTCTTGGATATCAGCGGCTGCATTATTACGCTAGATGCCATGGGAACCCAGAAGGAGATTGCCCGAGAAATCATCGGGTACAAGGCGGATTATGTCTTGTGTCTTAAAGCCAATCACCCCACTCTGGCCGCAGAGGTCAAAGCCTGGTTTGAGCAGGCTGAAGCCGCCAACTTTACAGGAATTGAGCACAGTTATGAGCAACGAGTAGAATCGGGGCATCATCGACGGGAGCATCGGCAGGTGTGGGCTGTTCCCGTCGCAGTGATGGGCACTCTCCACCAGATCGACCAATGGGAGGGTCTCAACACCATCGTCATGGTCAAGCGGGTTCGTACCCTGTGGAACAAGACGACCCAGCAAGTCAGTTTCTATCTGACTTCACTGCCCTGTGATGCAGCCCAGATTGGGCGGGCCATTCGTACCCACTGGGGCATTGAGAATCAACTGCACTGGGTTCTTGATGTCACCTGGGGCGAGGATCGCTCCCGCATTCGGCGCGGCCATGGGGGGGAGAATATGGCCCTATTGCGGCGCTTAGCCATCAGTCTGCTCAATCAAGAAACCTCCCGCAAGCGCAGCCTCAAGCAGAAGGCGAAGCGGGCTGCAATGTGTCCTGACTACATGCTGACGGTCTTGGCGGCAGGCCTCCCTGCATAG
- a CDS encoding ATP-dependent nuclease produces MKKLQELVSHSKDSEKISMSIAKVMQEVFPGISIKIDSISQDIDLIKAIQDDTQFLIEENNIAVPHDLQGHGVQRQLIFSALKEYSKQLQLAKSTAKKPDINLDEKSNSTRKKYMILLEEPELFLHPTAIRSVRNLLYDLAKNSEFQIICATHSPVIIDLAQSQNSLVRIVKIPEIGSISHQVKREELIAPRMLETFNPHVCEAFFADQVILVEGSTEAIAIRQILEKMELENSNSKDIKNFHIVNCGGKTTIPEFQRILRLFKIEYTVFHDSDSRLDKNGKSLNVWTINEKIWKEIEMARRDNIEAKRFVSIINFESSNGYNPCPQSKPTEAYQQVKTWISRWNEKAIQAKPIIKYMQYLVHGYGDIEDHTQAWLNQQSVESVPENFMDEQLDLW; encoded by the coding sequence ATTAAAAAGTTGCAAGAGCTAGTCAGCCATAGTAAAGATTCAGAAAAGATTAGTATGTCTATTGCTAAAGTCATGCAAGAAGTCTTTCCGGGCATCTCTATAAAAATTGACAGTATAAGTCAAGATATTGATTTAATCAAAGCAATTCAAGATGATACACAATTCTTAATCGAGGAAAACAATATAGCTGTACCACATGATCTACAAGGGCATGGAGTTCAACGGCAATTAATCTTTAGTGCTTTAAAAGAATACTCAAAGCAGTTGCAATTAGCTAAATCTACTGCAAAAAAACCAGATATTAATCTAGATGAAAAATCTAATTCAACTAGAAAAAAATATATGATTCTCTTAGAAGAGCCAGAGCTATTTCTTCACCCAACGGCAATTAGATCTGTCAGAAATCTGCTTTATGACTTAGCAAAGAACTCTGAATTTCAGATTATATGTGCGACACATTCACCCGTTATTATCGATCTAGCTCAATCACAGAATAGCTTAGTAAGAATTGTGAAGATTCCCGAAATCGGTTCTATCTCTCATCAGGTAAAAAGAGAGGAATTGATTGCTCCAAGAATGCTAGAAACATTCAATCCTCATGTGTGCGAAGCCTTTTTTGCCGATCAAGTAATTTTGGTTGAAGGTAGTACAGAGGCTATTGCAATTCGCCAAATTCTAGAGAAAATGGAATTAGAAAATTCAAATTCTAAGGACATTAAAAATTTTCATATTGTGAATTGTGGCGGCAAAACTACCATACCTGAATTTCAACGTATTTTGAGACTTTTTAAGATAGAATATACTGTATTTCATGACTCTGATTCACGTCTAGACAAGAATGGTAAGTCTCTTAATGTCTGGACAATAAATGAGAAAATATGGAAAGAAATTGAAATGGCAAGAAGAGATAATATTGAAGCAAAACGCTTTGTGAGTATTATTAATTTTGAGTCTTCAAACGGATATAATCCATGTCCGCAAAGTAAGCCCACTGAAGCATACCAACAGGTCAAGACATGGATCAGTCGATGGAATGAAAAAGCTATACAAGCAAAGCCGATCATAAAGTATATGCAATACTTAGTCCATGGTTATGGTGATATCGAAGATCATACTCAAGCTTGGCTAAATCAGCAGAGTGTTGAGTCTGTACCAGAGAATTTTATGGATGAGCAATTAGATTTATGGTAA
- a CDS encoding AAA family ATPase, which produces MKIVAIKIKNYRVFENIEIKNIPDLCVIIGANGTGKSTLVDIFGFLRDALKNNIRQALQIRGGFNEVVTRGKESENIEIELKFRMAILGTERLVTYVLIIGQENQRSVIKREILRYKRGEYGSPFHFLDFQNGKGYAIKNEEDFKSDEELEREEQELESADILAIKGLGQFQRFKAANAFRSLIENWHVSDFHISDARGSKDALYAEHLSPTGDNMAVVAQYIYQEYPKTFKQILQRMQERVPGVSKVEAKNTEDGRLILKFQDQAFKDPFIDRYVSDGTMKMFAYLILLFDPKPHPLLCVEEPENQLYPSLLRALAEEFSSYAHRGGQVFVSTHSSDFLNAVPLDSIFWLIKDQGLTKIQKAADNEILRNLVKAGDLPGYLWNQGWFEGVDP; this is translated from the coding sequence ATGAAAATTGTCGCCATCAAAATAAAAAACTACCGCGTTTTTGAAAATATAGAAATCAAAAATATTCCAGATCTCTGCGTTATTATCGGAGCCAACGGAACCGGAAAATCAACCCTAGTTGATATTTTTGGTTTTCTCCGTGATGCCCTAAAAAATAACATTCGCCAAGCTCTCCAAATCAGAGGTGGGTTTAATGAAGTTGTCACCAGAGGCAAAGAAAGCGAAAACATCGAAATTGAATTGAAATTCCGTATGGCAATCCTTGGCACAGAACGCCTAGTCACCTATGTGCTGATTATCGGACAGGAAAACCAAAGATCCGTCATAAAGCGAGAAATCTTACGTTACAAACGTGGCGAATATGGTTCCCCTTTTCATTTTCTCGACTTCCAAAATGGCAAAGGATACGCTATTAAGAATGAAGAAGACTTTAAAAGTGATGAAGAACTAGAGCGAGAAGAACAAGAACTTGAATCTGCTGATATTTTAGCCATTAAAGGATTAGGACAATTTCAACGATTCAAAGCTGCCAATGCCTTTCGTTCCCTGATCGAAAATTGGCACGTGTCTGATTTTCATATCAGCGATGCTAGAGGCAGTAAAGACGCACTCTATGCCGAACACCTTTCCCCCACAGGCGACAATATGGCAGTCGTTGCCCAATATATTTACCAAGAATATCCCAAAACCTTTAAACAGATTTTGCAGCGAATGCAAGAACGAGTTCCCGGTGTATCAAAAGTTGAAGCAAAGAACACCGAAGACGGCAGGCTTATTCTCAAATTTCAAGACCAAGCTTTTAAAGATCCCTTTATCGATCGCTATGTCTCCGATGGCACTATGAAAATGTTCGCCTATTTAATTCTGCTATTTGACCCCAAACCCCACCCCTTATTGTGTGTCGAGGAGCCAGAAAATCAACTTTATCCCAGCCTTTTGCGAGCACTGGCCGAAGAATTTTCTAGCTATGCCCACCGAGGCGGACAAGTTTTTGTTTCCACCCATTCCTCCGACTTCCTCAATGCCGTTCCCTTAGATAGTATCTTTTGGCTCATCAAAGATCAAGGTCTCACAAAAATCCAGAAAGCCGCTGATAACGAAATTCTAAGAAATCTAGTAAAAGCAGGAGATCTCCCTGGTTATCTCTGGAACCAAGGTTGGTTTGAAGGAGTTGACCCCTAA
- a CDS encoding DUF4276 family protein, giving the protein MSYDLIFLLEEYSIKIVLEEILPQLIPTEVSYICIAHEGKQDLAKSIPTKIKAFQFKPDTKFVIVHDQDSHDCETLKAELLEICQKAGKSDVLVRIICHELESWFLGDLAAVEQAYALKPQSLSKNQDQRKFRDPDRLNSAKQELKKLVSEYYGGTHSKAIAPYLSLADNKSHSFQVFVKGIRTLIHNHLDS; this is encoded by the coding sequence ATGAGTTACGATTTGATTTTTTTGTTAGAAGAATATTCTATCAAGATTGTCTTAGAAGAAATCCTCCCCCAACTAATCCCTACTGAGGTTAGCTATATTTGTATTGCCCACGAAGGCAAACAAGATTTAGCCAAGTCTATCCCCACAAAAATCAAAGCGTTTCAGTTTAAGCCTGATACAAAATTTGTGATTGTCCATGATCAAGACTCCCACGATTGCGAGACCCTCAAAGCTGAATTATTAGAAATTTGTCAAAAAGCGGGAAAATCGGACGTATTGGTTCGGATTATTTGCCATGAACTAGAATCTTGGTTTCTTGGCGATTTAGCCGCCGTCGAACAAGCTTATGCCCTCAAACCCCAGAGCCTCAGCAAAAACCAAGACCAACGCAAATTTCGAGATCCCGATCGGCTAAACTCCGCCAAACAAGAACTTAAAAAATTAGTCAGTGAATACTATGGGGGAACTCACTCCAAGGCGATCGCCCCCTATCTATCTCTAGCCGATAACAAATCTCATAGCTTTCAAGTTTTTGTTAAGGGCATCAGAACGCTAATTCACAATCACCTAGATAGTTAG
- a CDS encoding THUMP domain-containing class I SAM-dependent RNA methyltransferase, whose amino-acid sequence MPEYFATVARGLETLAAAELQRLGAEQVTPDFCGVGFQGDRRLLYRTNLWARIPSHILQVLTRFPCANAEQLYQGIQTVDWSEYLRPNRTFAVNATGKTPALNHSHFTALQVKNAIVDGQQDRFGERSSIDITEPDLRINIHLHDDHCTLTLDSSGTSLHRRGYRPAMGKAPLKETLAAALIHLSAWTPDLAFFDPLCGSGTLPLEAALIGLNIAPGSFRDRFGFETWLDFDLDLWNQLLEESEAGERDSLQAFIGGSDRDPDIVEQARANAHFSSLDSHLSFACRELADVEAPADRGVVICNPPYGTRMGDRQELGQFYKLLGDVLKQRFKGWKAYVLSGNKELAMFIGLKSSKRMPVNNGSLACQLLEYELY is encoded by the coding sequence ATGCCGGAATACTTTGCTACCGTAGCCCGTGGCCTGGAAACCTTGGCGGCGGCAGAATTGCAACGCCTCGGGGCGGAGCAAGTGACCCCCGACTTTTGCGGCGTGGGGTTTCAGGGCGATCGCCGCCTGTTGTATCGCACTAACCTGTGGGCGCGGATCCCCTCCCACATTCTCCAGGTGCTGACGCGGTTTCCCTGTGCCAATGCCGAGCAACTCTACCAAGGCATCCAAACCGTGGACTGGTCGGAGTATCTGCGCCCCAACCGCACCTTTGCCGTCAATGCCACCGGCAAAACCCCAGCCCTGAACCACAGCCACTTTACGGCGTTGCAGGTGAAAAATGCCATCGTTGATGGGCAACAGGATCGGTTTGGTGAGCGATCGAGCATCGATATCACAGAACCCGATCTGCGCATTAACATTCACCTCCACGACGATCACTGTACCCTCACCTTAGACAGTTCCGGCACCAGCTTGCACCGCCGAGGTTACCGGCCCGCCATGGGCAAAGCGCCCCTCAAAGAAACCCTGGCCGCAGCCCTCATTCATCTGTCGGCATGGACCCCCGACTTGGCTTTTTTTGATCCCCTGTGTGGATCCGGCACCTTACCCTTAGAGGCAGCCTTAATCGGTCTCAACATTGCACCGGGGAGTTTCCGCGATCGCTTTGGGTTTGAAACCTGGCTCGACTTTGATCTGGATCTCTGGAATCAGTTACTGGAGGAGTCGGAGGCCGGGGAACGGGACAGCTTACAAGCTTTCATTGGGGGCAGCGATCGCGATCCAGACATCGTTGAGCAGGCCAGGGCCAATGCCCATTTCAGCAGTTTAGACTCCCACCTCAGCTTCGCCTGCCGGGAGTTGGCCGATGTGGAAGCCCCCGCCGATCGGGGTGTCGTGATCTGTAATCCCCCCTATGGAACACGCATGGGCGATCGCCAAGAACTGGGGCAATTCTACAAACTGCTGGGGGATGTCCTCAAACAACGGTTCAAAGGCTGGAAAGCCTATGTCCTCAGCGGCAATAAGGAACTGGCTATGTTCATTGGTCTCAAGTCCTCTAAACGAATGCCGGTTAACAATGGTTCCCTAGCCTGTCAACTCCTAGAGTATGAGTTATATTAA
- a CDS encoding alpha/beta hydrolase, producing MVLGFFNQVSPQPQSSRWDHPLRAMLSRCLTTGLTTGLTPWLTAATLGSSLFLAATPAQALESINLKPRFLLEEPLTLDVLESFVKDGKKTDDLQVLLDLMSGFSDLEEIDIRAFFSNVSDVDGALVDRFLISYVGEVVLQEVSLVLDPVNGANPDMWRTLGDALTAAAADDKVSMLEVLQKYEPDSLEVDVRRFTQLQKRLETDVKDLQAIAGVQLSEELSGGLDQFFCGPDSEENQQLLALVNSLTATSDMDTEAALSQVVEIDPKLVDRFISSFFGDIVLRQTALILDPDTAKNVKVEDLKATLGKSINDAAKDGRFSVMEALEFYEPNAVKDNVDKMSGTVQRMQGDLQDFQSLLDLDELANLTVIIQELICAPDTTP from the coding sequence ATGGTACTGGGTTTTTTCAATCAGGTATCCCCTCAGCCTCAGTCGTCTCGGTGGGATCATCCCCTGCGGGCCATGCTCTCCCGGTGCCTGACCACAGGGCTGACCACAGGGCTGACCCCTTGGCTCACAGCAGCCACCCTCGGTAGCAGCCTATTCTTGGCAGCAACCCCAGCCCAAGCCTTGGAAAGCATTAACCTGAAACCCAGATTTTTGCTGGAAGAACCCCTCACATTGGATGTGCTGGAATCCTTTGTTAAGGACGGGAAAAAAACCGACGACTTACAAGTTTTATTGGATTTAATGTCAGGTTTTTCTGATTTAGAAGAAATCGATATTCGCGCCTTCTTTTCCAATGTGTCTGATGTGGATGGGGCGTTAGTCGATCGCTTTCTGATCAGTTATGTGGGGGAAGTGGTTCTTCAAGAAGTATCCCTAGTCTTAGATCCCGTCAACGGTGCTAATCCTGACATGTGGCGAACCTTGGGGGATGCCTTAACCGCCGCCGCTGCCGACGATAAAGTGTCCATGTTGGAAGTCTTGCAAAAGTATGAACCCGATAGTCTAGAAGTGGATGTGCGGCGCTTTACCCAACTCCAAAAACGCCTAGAAACCGACGTTAAGGATCTCCAAGCCATTGCAGGGGTACAGCTATCAGAGGAACTATCCGGTGGGTTAGATCAGTTTTTCTGTGGACCGGACTCTGAAGAAAATCAGCAGTTGCTAGCCTTGGTCAATAGTTTAACGGCCACGTCGGACATGGACACTGAAGCAGCCCTATCCCAGGTAGTCGAGATTGATCCGAAGTTAGTCGATCGCTTTATTTCCAGCTTTTTTGGGGACATTGTTCTGCGTCAAACCGCACTGATTTTAGATCCCGATACGGCCAAAAATGTTAAGGTGGAAGACTTGAAAGCCACCCTGGGCAAATCCATTAACGACGCTGCCAAAGATGGACGCTTTTCGGTGATGGAAGCCTTGGAGTTCTATGAACCCAATGCCGTCAAGGACAATGTGGACAAAATGTCTGGAACCGTACAACGGATGCAGGGAGATCTCCAAGATTTCCAATCCTTGCTGGATTTGGATGAACTGGCCAATTTAACGGTGATTATCCAAGAGTTAATCTGTGCCCCGGACACAACACCTTAA